The region GCGCGGCGGCGTTCCCCGGCCGGCAATCTCCACCACCACCCCCGGCCGCAGCCGTTTGCCCCCCACCAATACTTCCCAAAGCAGGTGGTCAATTTGTTTAAGCAACAGGATCTCTACTTTGCCGCCGCTGGTCTTGCGCCCCAACAGGCGAGCGGGAATGACCCGGCTGTTATTGGCAATGAGCATATCGCCGGGCCGGAGCAGGTTGGGCAAATCTGTAAAACGGCAATGCGTAATTTCGGCGGTATGGCGGTTAACCACCATCAGCCGCGAGGCGTGGCGGGGTTCCAGGGGGGTTTGGGCAATGAGGTTTGGCGGCAAGTGATAATCAAATAGGCTGACGTTCACGGGTCAATTATTCTACCACTTCAATCCGTTGGGTCAGCCACGGCCCCTTGTTTTGGGCGTTATCCGTTACCTGGATGCTTAAATCATAAGTGCCCGGCAGGCGCCCGGTCCAAAGCAAAAAAACAGTCCAGCTTGAATTGGGGTAGGGCGACCGGGCAGAACTGAGGCGGATAGGTTGGTTTTGGACCGAAATTTCTTCGGTAATAAGTTGGTCGCAAGGCGCACCCAGGCAGACCCTATTGGCAAGATCAGTGTTGGGGGCCACAACCTTGAGGGTGGCAAATTCAACAGAGGCCAGCGTGTCGGGAAGGGAGAAGGCTTGAGGATTTGCTTCTATTGTTCCGGCCGGTTTGCCGTTGACCAGAATCTCAAGCGCGCCCAGCCCATGGGGGCTAAGGTGGCGGCTTTCCAGGTAAAGTTCCTGGCCTACTTTAACCTGTATGTTGGCCGGGTTGGGGACAAAGGTGGAGTGGGGCCACGGGCCGGAAGCAGCCGGCGGGCTGGCCACCCCCAGGCTGGTCGCTTCGGTTAGAGATTGGCAGCCCAGGGTCAACCAGGTGAGGCCAAGGATGAGGCGGATCAGCATTGTTGAGTATTTAGCCATTTGTCCATCCCCCTAAAGGCTTTTAGAACTTACGCGCGTTTAGAAGTGACAGTCACTTGCGAAGTGACTGTCACCTCTGGAACACTGCTCAAAACAACGACGGCTGTTCCGGCCTGTCCGGCGCGGCCAGGCCCAAATGCTGGTAAGCGTGCGGCGTGGCCACCCGGCCGCGCGGGGTGCGGGCCAAAAAACCCAGTTGCAGCAGATACGGCTCCACCACGTCCATTACGGTGCTGCTTTCCTCGCTGATGCTGGCGGCAATGGTTTCCAGGCCCACCGGGCCGCCGCCAAACTTTTGGATGATGGAGTGCAGCACTTTGCGGTCCAGGTCGTCCAGACCCAGGGGGTCAACGTTCATTAATTCCAGCGATTCCTGGGCCACGGTTCGGGTAATCACCCCGTTGGCCCGCACCTGGGCAAAGTCGCGCGCCCGTTTGAGCAGCCGGTTGGCAATGCGGGCCGTGCCCCGCGAACGGGCGGCAATTTCCAGCGCGCCTGCCTCGTCAATGGGCACGTTCAAAATAGTGGCCGAGCGGGTGACAATTTGTTGCAGCTCTTCCGGGCTGTAAAACTCCAGTCTAAAGATAGCGCCAAAACGATCGCGCAGGGGCGCGGCCAGCAGGTCCAGGCGGGTGGTGGCGCCCATAGTGGTAAAAGGCGGCAGCTTGAGCCGGATGTTGCGGGCGCTGGGGCCTTTGCCGATCACAATGTCCAGGGCGTAATCCTCCATAGCCGGGTAAAGCACTTCTTCCACGGCCCGGCCCAGGCGGTGGATTTCGTCAATGAACAGCAGGTCGCCCCGGCGCAGATTGGTGAGTATAGCGGCCAGGTCGCCGGCCCGCTCAATGGCCGGGCCAGAGGTGATCTTTAGGTTGACGCCCATCTGGTGGGCCACAATGCTGGCCAGGGTGGTTTTGCCCAGGCCCGGCGGGCCGTAAAGCAGAATGTGGTCCAGGGCCTCGCCGCGCTTTTGGGCCGCTTCAATTAAAATTTGAATGTTCTCTTTAACCGTGGCCTGGCCAAAGTAACCGGCCCAATCGGTGGGGCGCAGGCCAACGTCCAGGGTCTTGTCGGTAGTTTGTTCGGCGGGGGAAATAGAACGCTCGTCCATACCTGGGATTATACCACAGAATGGGGGAAGGGCCTATTGGTAGGGGAGGCGTGCTGAAATTTTGGCGGTAGAGATAGGACAATGTCCTATCTCTAACCGATGGCCTAAAAATTGGGGCAGGCCGTTGACCGGCCGGGCGGCAGCTTACGCCAGCCAGTCCTCAAGTTGCAAAACAGGAATGCGGTCAAAATGGCGGCGATTGTGCGTAACCAGGGAAGATTGGTGGGTGAGGGCAATACTGGCAATCTGCAAGTCCAAGTCGGATAGGGGAGTTCCTTGCCGCTCTAGCCAGGCTTTGAGCCGGCCGAATTGTTGGGCTGCCGCCGCGTCAAAGGGAAGCATAATCAAACCGGCCAGGAGCACGTCCAGGCGGGCCAGGTTTTCAGCAGGCCGGCTTGACTTGTGCGCGCCGTGCGCCAGTTCACCCACACTCACGCAAGTCACGGCCAGGTCATCGGCCGGGGTAACCTGCTGCCGCAGGTCCAATTGACCGCGCAATACGGCCACGCAGTGGTCGCTGTCCAGGATTTTCATAGGTTTACTATGGGACGAGGGGATGGCTTTAGACGGTTGGCGTAAATCTCATCGGCCAGGGCCGCCAGATCG is a window of Anaerolineae bacterium DNA encoding:
- the ruvB gene encoding Holliday junction branch migration DNA helicase RuvB codes for the protein MDERSISPAEQTTDKTLDVGLRPTDWAGYFGQATVKENIQILIEAAQKRGEALDHILLYGPPGLGKTTLASIVAHQMGVNLKITSGPAIERAGDLAAILTNLRRGDLLFIDEIHRLGRAVEEVLYPAMEDYALDIVIGKGPSARNIRLKLPPFTTMGATTRLDLLAAPLRDRFGAIFRLEFYSPEELQQIVTRSATILNVPIDEAGALEIAARSRGTARIANRLLKRARDFAQVRANGVITRTVAQESLELMNVDPLGLDDLDRKVLHSIIQKFGGGPVGLETIAASISEESSTVMDVVEPYLLQLGFLARTPRGRVATPHAYQHLGLAAPDRPEQPSLF
- a CDS encoding type II toxin-antitoxin system VapC family toxin, whose protein sequence is MKILDSDHCVAVLRGQLDLRQQVTPADDLAVTCVSVGELAHGAHKSSRPAENLARLDVLLAGLIMLPFDAAAAQQFGRLKAWLERQGTPLSDLDLQIASIALTHQSSLVTHNRRHFDRIPVLQLEDWLA